In Salmonella enterica subsp. enterica serovar Typhimurium str. LT2, a single window of DNA contains:
- the phnR gene encoding 2-aminoethylphosphonate transport, repressor (probable repressor protein of GntR family phnR (gi|11354257)) → MKSIPGDIPQYLLIKAQLQARIQSGALKSGDKLPSERELCAIFNTTRITIRESLAQLESSGLIWRADRRGWFVTPERLWLDPTQNTNFHKLCREQGREPKTALLSGVLTTVPVEVMEPLQLQPFDQIYLLTRLRYADGRAVCYCENHCLPARVPELLQYDLNGSLTEVYESHYNLVYTSMHLSFYPTAMPAQAAQALGVMEGRPALLLRRLNYDQHGRVLDLDIEYWRHDSLRIEVDTH, encoded by the coding sequence ATGAAATCTATCCCGGGCGATATCCCGCAGTACCTGTTGATCAAGGCGCAGCTTCAGGCGCGTATTCAGAGCGGTGCGTTGAAAAGCGGTGATAAACTGCCGTCTGAACGCGAACTGTGCGCGATCTTCAACACCACGCGCATTACTATTCGCGAAAGTCTGGCACAGCTGGAGTCCAGTGGGCTTATCTGGCGCGCCGATCGTCGCGGTTGGTTCGTTACGCCGGAACGCCTGTGGCTGGATCCGACCCAGAACACCAACTTCCATAAGCTTTGCCGCGAGCAGGGGCGGGAGCCAAAAACCGCGCTACTGAGCGGCGTGTTAACCACCGTGCCTGTCGAGGTCATGGAGCCCCTCCAGCTCCAGCCGTTTGATCAAATCTATCTGCTGACCCGTCTGCGTTACGCCGATGGCCGCGCCGTGTGCTACTGCGAAAACCATTGTTTGCCCGCCCGCGTGCCTGAGCTGCTGCAGTACGATCTCAACGGCAGCCTGACCGAGGTATACGAGTCGCACTACAACCTCGTCTATACCAGCATGCATCTGTCGTTCTACCCCACCGCCATGCCTGCGCAGGCCGCACAGGCGCTGGGCGTTATGGAAGGGCGCCCGGCGCTGTTGCTGCGCCGTCTGAACTACGATCAACACGGGCGAGTGCTGGATCTGGATATCGAATACTGGCGTCACGACAGCCTGCGTATTGAGGTAGATACCCACTAG
- the phnS gene encoding 2-aminoethylphosphonate transporter, periplasmic-binding component (probable periplasmic binding-protein of the 2-aminoethylphosphonate transporter PhnS (gi|11354256)): MKLSRLALLSVFALASAPSWAESVVTVYSIDGLHDGDNSWYQVQFDAFTKATGITVRYVEGGGGVVVERLAKERTNPQADVLVTAPPFIQRAAAEKLLANFNTDTASAIPDANNLYSPLVKNYLSFIYNSKLLKTAPASWQDLLDGKFKNKLQYSTPGQAADGTAVMLQAFHSFGSKDAGFAYLGKLQANNVGPSASTGKLTALVNKGEIYVANGDLQMNLAQMERNPNVKIFWPANDKGERSALAIPYVIGLVQGAPQSENGKKLINFLLSKEAQTRVSELSWGMPVRSDVTPSDEHYKAATAALEGVQSWQPNWDDVAVSLSADISRWHKVTESE; encoded by the coding sequence ATGAAACTTTCCCGACTTGCTCTGCTGTCTGTCTTCGCTCTCGCCAGCGCCCCGTCATGGGCGGAATCGGTGGTCACGGTGTACTCCATCGACGGGCTGCATGATGGCGATAACAGCTGGTACCAGGTACAGTTTGACGCATTCACCAAAGCGACCGGCATTACCGTACGCTATGTTGAAGGCGGTGGTGGCGTGGTAGTGGAACGTCTGGCAAAAGAGCGCACGAATCCACAGGCCGACGTGCTGGTAACCGCGCCGCCATTCATTCAGCGCGCCGCCGCCGAAAAGCTGCTGGCGAACTTTAACACCGACACCGCATCGGCTATCCCCGATGCCAACAACCTTTATTCGCCGCTGGTAAAGAACTATCTGAGCTTTATCTACAACAGCAAGCTGCTGAAAACTGCCCCGGCGAGCTGGCAGGATCTGCTTGACGGTAAATTCAAAAATAAACTCCAGTATTCCACGCCAGGTCAGGCCGCTGACGGCACGGCGGTGATGCTGCAGGCTTTCCACAGCTTCGGCAGTAAAGATGCCGGTTTTGCGTATCTCGGCAAGCTGCAGGCCAATAACGTCGGGCCATCTGCCTCTACCGGCAAGCTAACCGCGCTGGTTAATAAAGGTGAAATCTACGTCGCTAACGGCGACCTGCAAATGAACCTCGCGCAGATGGAACGTAACCCGAACGTGAAAATCTTCTGGCCGGCCAACGACAAAGGCGAGCGCAGCGCGCTGGCCATCCCTTATGTCATTGGCCTGGTCCAGGGGGCGCCGCAGAGTGAAAATGGTAAAAAGCTGATTAACTTCCTGCTGAGTAAAGAAGCGCAGACTCGCGTCAGCGAACTCTCCTGGGGAATGCCGGTACGCAGCGACGTGACGCCGAGCGACGAACATTATAAGGCCGCCACTGCCGCGTTAGAAGGCGTGCAGAGCTGGCAGCCAAATTGGGATGACGTAGCCGTTTCGCTGTCGGCAGATATTAGCCGTTGGCACAAAGTGACCGAAAGCGAGTAA
- the thiJ gene encoding 4-methyl-5(beta-hydroxyethyl)-thiazole synthesis (4-methyl-5(B-hydroxyethyl)-thiazole monophosphate biosynthesis enzyme. (SW:THIJ_SALTY)): MSAQALVCLAPGSEETEAVTTIDLLVRGGIHVTTASVASDGNLTIVCSRGVKLLADAPLVEVADGDYDIIVLPGGIKGAECFRDSPLLVETVKQFHRSGRIVAAICAAAATVLVPHDIFPIGNMTGFPALKDKIPAEQWLDKRVVWDARVKLLTSQGPGTAIDFGLKIIDLLAGREKAHEVASQLVMAAGIYNYYE, translated from the coding sequence ATGAGCGCTCAGGCACTGGTATGCCTCGCCCCTGGTAGTGAAGAGACCGAAGCGGTCACCACTATCGATCTGCTGGTTCGCGGCGGAATCCACGTCACTACCGCCAGCGTCGCCAGCGATGGCAACCTGACGATTGTCTGCTCGCGCGGTGTAAAGCTACTGGCGGATGCGCCGCTGGTTGAAGTTGCCGACGGCGATTATGACATCATCGTGTTGCCCGGCGGAATTAAAGGCGCCGAGTGCTTTCGCGACAGCCCGCTGCTGGTCGAAACCGTAAAACAGTTTCACCGCTCCGGGCGCATTGTCGCAGCCATTTGCGCCGCAGCCGCCACAGTGCTCGTGCCGCACGATATCTTCCCTATCGGCAATATGACCGGTTTTCCGGCGCTGAAAGATAAGATCCCCGCCGAACAGTGGCTGGATAAGCGTGTGGTGTGGGATGCGCGGGTAAAATTATTAACCAGCCAGGGACCGGGTACCGCTATCGATTTTGGTTTGAAAATCATCGACCTGTTGGCTGGTCGTGAAAAAGCGCATGAAGTGGCTTCGCAACTGGTGATGGCGGCGGGGATTTATAACTACTACGAATAA
- the yajQ gene encoding putative cytoplasmic protein (similar to E. coli orf, hypothetical protein (AAC73529.1); Blastp hit to AAC73529.1 (169 aa), 90% identity in aa 1 - 169) produces MKGEEKMPSFDIVSEVDLQEARNGVDNAVREVESRFDFRGVEATIELNDANKTIKVLSESDFQVNQLLDILRAKLLKRGIEGASLDVPDEFVHSGKTWYVEAKLKQGIESAVQKKIVKLIKDSKLKVQAQIQGEEIRVTGKSRDDLQSVMALVRGGDLGQPFQFKNFRD; encoded by the coding sequence ATGAAGGGAGAAGAAAAGATGCCATCTTTCGATATTGTTTCTGAAGTTGATCTGCAGGAAGCGCGTAACGGTGTGGATAACGCGGTTCGCGAGGTTGAGTCTCGTTTTGACTTCCGTGGCGTAGAGGCGACTATTGAACTGAACGATGCCAATAAAACCATCAAGGTGCTGAGCGAGTCCGATTTCCAGGTCAATCAGTTGCTCGATATTCTGCGCGCCAAGCTGCTTAAACGCGGTATTGAAGGCGCTTCGCTGGATGTACCGGACGAGTTCGTGCATAGCGGTAAAACCTGGTATGTGGAAGCGAAGCTGAAGCAGGGCATTGAAAGCGCCGTGCAGAAGAAAATCGTCAAGCTGATTAAAGACAGCAAACTGAAGGTGCAGGCGCAAATTCAGGGGGAAGAGATTCGCGTGACGGGCAAATCACGTGACGATCTGCAATCGGTAATGGCGCTGGTTCGCGGCGGCGATTTGGGCCAGCCGTTCCAGTTCAAAAACTTCCGCGATTAA
- the yajR gene encoding putative MFS family transporter (similar to E. coli putative transport protein (AAC73530.1); Blastp hit to AAC73530.1 (456 aa), 89% identity in aa 8 - 453), translating to MTPGELRATWGLGTVFSLRMLGMFMVLPVLTTYGMALQGASEALIGIAIGIYGLAQAIFQIPFGLLSDRIGRKPLIVGGLAVFVAGSVIAALSHSIWGIILGRALQGSGAIAAAVMALLSDLTREQNRTKAMAFIGVSFGITFAIAMVLGPIVTHSLGLNALFWMIAALATLGILLTIWVVPNSTNHVLNRESGMVKGSFSKVLAEPRLLKLNFGIMCLHILLMSTFVALPGQLADAGFPAAEHWKVYLATMVIAFAAVVPFIIYAEVKRRMKQVFLFCVGLIVVAEIVLWGAGQHFWELVIGVQLFFLAFNLMEALLPSLISKESPAGYKGTAMGVYSTSQFLGVALGGSLGGWIDGTFDGQTVFLAGAVLAMVWLAVASTMKEPPYVSSLRVEIPADIVADDRLKQRLLAMKGVSEALIVAEEHSAYVKIDSKVTNRFEVEQLISKG from the coding sequence ATGACGCCAGGGGAGCTGCGCGCCACATGGGGTTTAGGGACCGTCTTTTCGTTGCGTATGCTGGGCATGTTTATGGTTCTACCAGTACTGACCACATACGGTATGGCGCTACAGGGCGCCAGCGAAGCATTAATCGGCATTGCGATCGGCATTTACGGGCTGGCGCAGGCTATCTTTCAAATTCCCTTTGGGCTGCTGTCCGACCGCATTGGCCGCAAACCGCTGATTGTCGGCGGACTGGCGGTATTTGTCGCGGGCAGCGTCATTGCCGCGCTCTCCCACTCAATCTGGGGCATTATTCTGGGGCGAGCGCTACAGGGGTCCGGCGCTATTGCCGCCGCCGTCATGGCGCTCCTGTCTGACCTCACCCGCGAGCAAAACCGTACCAAAGCGATGGCGTTTATCGGCGTCAGCTTTGGTATCACCTTCGCGATTGCGATGGTATTAGGGCCGATCGTTACCCATAGTCTGGGATTGAACGCGTTGTTCTGGATGATCGCCGCCCTCGCCACTCTGGGCATTCTTCTGACGATCTGGGTGGTTCCCAACAGTACCAACCATGTGCTGAATCGCGAATCCGGGATGGTCAAAGGCAGCTTCAGTAAAGTGCTGGCGGAGCCGAGGCTGCTCAAACTCAATTTCGGCATTATGTGTCTGCATATTTTATTGATGTCCACCTTTGTCGCCCTGCCCGGCCAGCTTGCCGATGCCGGTTTCCCTGCCGCCGAACACTGGAAGGTGTATCTGGCAACCATGGTGATCGCCTTTGCCGCCGTCGTGCCTTTTATTATCTATGCTGAAGTCAAACGGCGGATGAAGCAGGTATTCCTGTTCTGCGTGGGGCTCATTGTCGTCGCAGAAATCGTGTTGTGGGGAGCGGGCCAGCATTTCTGGGAGCTGGTGATTGGCGTACAACTCTTTTTCCTCGCCTTTAATCTGATGGAGGCGCTGCTGCCTTCGCTTATTAGCAAAGAGTCGCCCGCGGGGTATAAAGGAACGGCGATGGGCGTCTATTCTACCAGTCAGTTTCTTGGCGTGGCGCTTGGCGGCTCGCTGGGCGGCTGGATAGACGGCACGTTTGATGGGCAAACCGTTTTCCTTGCCGGGGCCGTACTGGCGATGGTATGGCTGGCAGTGGCAAGTACCATGAAAGAGCCGCCCTATGTCAGCAGCCTGCGTGTGGAAATTCCAGCGGATATCGTTGCTGACGACAGGCTAAAACAGCGACTGTTGGCAATGAAAGGCGTAAGCGAAGCGCTGATCGTGGCGGAAGAGCATTCCGCTTACGTCAAAATCGACAGCAAAGTGACCAATCGCTTTGAAGTTGAACAGCTTATCAGCAAAGGATGA
- the phnX gene encoding 2-aminoethylphosphonate transport (phosphonoacetaldehyde phosphonohydrolase phnX (gi|11354252)), with product MMNRIHAVILDWAGTTVDFGSFAPTQIFVEAFRQAFDVEITLAEARVPMGLGKWQHIEALGKLPAVDARWQAKFGRSMSAADIDAIYAAFMPLQIAKVVDFSSPIAGVIDTIAALRAEGIKIGSCSGYPRAVMERLVPAAAGHGYRPDHWVATDDLAAGGRPGPWMALQNVIALGIDAVAHCVKVDDAAPGISEGLNAGMWTVGLAVSGNEFGATWDAYQTMSKEDVAVRREHAASKLYAAGAHYVVDSLADLPGVIAHINARLAQGERP from the coding sequence ATGATGAACCGTATTCACGCTGTTATTCTCGACTGGGCGGGCACCACCGTCGATTTTGGCTCCTTCGCGCCGACGCAAATTTTCGTTGAGGCGTTCCGTCAGGCATTTGATGTGGAGATCACCCTCGCTGAAGCACGCGTGCCAATGGGGCTGGGTAAATGGCAACACATTGAAGCGCTGGGAAAATTACCTGCTGTTGACGCGCGCTGGCAGGCAAAGTTTGGCCGCTCCATGAGCGCAGCAGATATTGATGCCATCTACGCCGCTTTCATGCCGTTACAGATTGCTAAAGTTGTCGATTTTTCTTCTCCTATTGCCGGAGTTATCGACACGATCGCGGCGCTACGAGCCGAGGGTATCAAGATAGGCTCCTGCTCCGGTTACCCACGAGCGGTGATGGAGCGCCTGGTCCCCGCCGCCGCCGGGCATGGCTATCGTCCGGATCATTGGGTGGCAACGGACGACCTGGCCGCGGGTGGTCGCCCGGGGCCGTGGATGGCGCTGCAAAACGTGATTGCGCTGGGCATTGATGCGGTCGCGCACTGTGTGAAGGTAGATGATGCCGCGCCGGGCATTAGCGAGGGGCTTAACGCGGGGATGTGGACGGTGGGGCTGGCGGTATCGGGTAACGAATTCGGCGCAACATGGGACGCCTATCAGACAATGTCGAAAGAGGACGTTGCGGTCCGCCGCGAGCACGCGGCCAGCAAGCTGTACGCCGCCGGGGCGCATTACGTGGTGGATTCACTGGCGGATTTACCTGGGGTGATTGCGCATATTAATGCGCGTCTGGCGCAGGGCGAACGCCCGTAA
- the phnV gene encoding 2-aminoethylphosphonate transporter, memrane component (probable membrane component of 2-aminoethylphosphonate transporter phnV (gi|11354255)) has protein sequence MLIWSPKGRAAAGVVASVLFIVFFFLPLAVILMSSLSQQWNGILPSGFTLNHFVNALHGAAWDALLASLTIGFCASLFALLCGVWAALALRQYGVKTQKWLSMVFYLPSAIPSVSVGLGILVAFSQGPLQMNGTLWIVLTAHFVLISAFTFSNVSTGLARISADIENVASSLGASPWYRLRHVTLPLLMPWMMSALALSLSLSMGELGATMMIYPPGWTTLPVAIFSLTDRGNIADGAALTIVLVAITLLLMMKLERIAKRLGQK, from the coding sequence ATGCTAATTTGGTCACCTAAAGGACGCGCAGCGGCGGGCGTTGTGGCTAGCGTACTGTTTATCGTGTTCTTTTTCCTGCCGCTGGCGGTGATTCTGATGTCCAGCCTTAGCCAGCAGTGGAACGGTATTCTGCCGAGTGGCTTCACGCTGAACCACTTTGTTAACGCTCTGCACGGTGCGGCATGGGATGCCCTACTTGCCAGCCTCACGATTGGCTTTTGCGCCAGCCTGTTTGCGCTGCTTTGCGGCGTTTGGGCGGCGCTGGCGCTGCGTCAATATGGGGTGAAAACGCAGAAATGGTTAAGTATGGTGTTCTATCTGCCGAGTGCGATTCCGTCAGTGTCCGTGGGCCTGGGCATTCTGGTTGCTTTCAGCCAGGGGCCATTGCAAATGAACGGCACCCTATGGATTGTGCTGACAGCGCACTTTGTGCTGATTTCCGCCTTTACCTTCAGTAACGTGTCGACCGGACTGGCGCGAATTTCCGCCGATATTGAAAACGTCGCGTCGAGTCTGGGGGCATCGCCCTGGTATCGTCTGCGTCACGTGACGTTGCCGTTATTGATGCCGTGGATGATGTCAGCGCTGGCGCTGAGTTTATCGCTCTCCATGGGGGAGTTGGGCGCGACGATGATGATTTATCCGCCGGGCTGGACGACGCTGCCGGTGGCTATCTTTAGCTTGACCGACCGTGGAAATATCGCCGACGGCGCGGCGCTGACCATTGTGCTGGTGGCCATTACGCTGCTGCTGATGATGAAGCTGGAGCGCATTGCAAAACGGTTGGGGCAGAAATAA
- the phnU gene encoding 2-aminoethylphosphonate transporter, memrane component (probable membrane component of 2-aminoethylphosphonate transporter phnU (gi|11354254)), translating to MSLILPLEKPALNLRPLLWLLLPLLVLATLFFWPLSLIVEQALRGANGEIGLETFRQVVDSKRFVGALLNTLQIAFFATAGCLLLGSVMSLILVFIPFPGSELIGRVVDTFIALPTFLITLAFTFIYGSAGLLNGTLMSLFAFELPPVDFLYSMQGVILAEITVFTPLVMRPLMAALRQIDKSQLEAASILGAHPLRVIGQVIFPAALPALMAGGSLCLLLTTNEFGIVLFIGAKGVNTLPMMVYSKAILESDYTVACMIALINIVLSLGLFSLYRLAASRTGVRS from the coding sequence ATGTCACTCATTTTACCTCTGGAAAAACCGGCGCTTAACCTACGCCCGCTGCTGTGGCTGCTGCTCCCGTTGCTGGTGCTGGCGACGCTGTTTTTCTGGCCTCTGTCGCTCATCGTTGAACAGGCGCTACGCGGTGCCAATGGCGAGATCGGGCTCGAGACCTTCCGCCAGGTGGTCGACTCGAAACGCTTTGTCGGCGCGTTGCTGAACACGTTGCAAATCGCCTTTTTCGCCACCGCCGGTTGCCTGCTGCTGGGCAGCGTGATGTCGCTGATTCTGGTGTTTATTCCTTTCCCCGGCAGCGAGTTGATTGGTCGGGTCGTCGATACTTTTATTGCGCTGCCGACCTTCCTGATTACGCTGGCGTTCACCTTTATTTATGGGTCAGCGGGTCTGCTCAACGGTACGCTGATGAGCCTGTTTGCCTTTGAGCTACCGCCGGTGGATTTTCTCTACTCGATGCAGGGCGTCATTCTGGCGGAGATCACGGTGTTCACTCCGCTGGTGATGCGGCCACTGATGGCCGCGCTGCGGCAAATTGATAAAAGCCAGCTAGAGGCAGCCAGTATTCTGGGGGCGCACCCGTTACGGGTGATTGGGCAGGTGATTTTCCCGGCTGCGCTACCGGCGCTGATGGCTGGTGGCAGCCTGTGCCTGCTGTTGACCACTAACGAGTTCGGCATCGTACTGTTTATTGGCGCGAAAGGGGTTAACACCCTGCCGATGATGGTTTACAGCAAAGCGATTCTGGAGTCCGACTATACGGTCGCCTGCATGATTGCGTTGATTAACATTGTCTTGTCGCTGGGGCTGTTCTCCCTCTATCGCCTGGCGGCATCGCGTACCGGCGTAAGGAGCTAG
- the phnW gene encoding 2-aminoethylphosphonate transport (2-aminoethylphosphonate--pyruvate aminotransferase phnW (gi|11354251)), producing MTSRNYLLLTPGPLTTSRTVKEAMLFDSCTWDDDYNIGVVEQIRQQLTALATASEGYTSVLLQGSGSYAVEAVLGSALGPQDKVLIVSNGAYGARMVEMAGLMGIAHHAYDCGEVARPDVQAIDAILNADPTISHIAMVHSETTTGMLNPIDEVGALAHRYGKTYIVDAMSSFGGIPMDIAALHIDYLISSANKCIQGVPGFAFVIAREQKLAACKGHSRSLSLDLYAQWRCMEDNHGKWRFTSPTHTVLAFAQALKELAKEGGVAARHQRYQQNQRSLVAGMRALGFNTLLDDELHSPIITAFYSPEDPQYRFSEFYRRLKEQGFVIYPGKVSQSDCFRIGNIGEVYAADITALLTAIRTAMYWTK from the coding sequence ATGACTTCGCGTAACTATCTGTTGCTGACTCCTGGCCCGCTCACCACCTCTCGCACCGTGAAAGAAGCGATGTTGTTCGATAGCTGTACCTGGGATGATGATTACAATATCGGCGTGGTAGAACAGATCCGCCAGCAGCTGACCGCACTGGCAACGGCCTCCGAAGGCTACACCTCCGTACTGCTGCAAGGCAGCGGCAGCTATGCTGTGGAAGCCGTACTGGGCAGCGCATTGGGGCCGCAGGATAAGGTGCTGATCGTCAGCAACGGTGCATACGGCGCACGAATGGTCGAGATGGCCGGCCTTATGGGAATCGCCCATCACGCTTACGACTGCGGCGAAGTTGCGCGCCCGGATGTGCAGGCGATCGACGCGATCCTCAACGCCGACCCGACGATCAGCCATATCGCCATGGTGCATAGCGAAACGACCACCGGGATGCTCAACCCCATTGATGAGGTGGGCGCTCTGGCGCATCGCTATGGCAAAACCTACATCGTTGACGCCATGAGCAGCTTCGGCGGCATCCCCATGGATATTGCAGCATTACACATCGACTATCTGATCAGCTCCGCCAATAAATGCATTCAGGGCGTGCCGGGTTTTGCCTTTGTGATTGCCCGCGAGCAAAAACTGGCCGCGTGCAAAGGGCATTCCCGCTCGCTGTCGTTAGATCTCTACGCCCAGTGGCGCTGCATGGAGGATAACCACGGCAAATGGCGTTTTACTTCGCCCACACATACCGTCCTGGCGTTTGCACAGGCGCTGAAAGAGCTGGCGAAAGAAGGTGGCGTAGCGGCACGTCATCAACGCTATCAGCAAAATCAGCGCAGCCTGGTGGCCGGAATGCGGGCGCTGGGCTTTAACACGCTGCTGGATGACGAACTTCATTCGCCCATTATCACCGCCTTTTATTCACCGGAAGACCCGCAGTATCGCTTTAGCGAATTTTATCGCCGCCTCAAAGAGCAGGGCTTTGTTATCTATCCTGGCAAAGTGTCGCAAAGCGACTGCTTCCGCATCGGCAATATTGGCGAAGTATATGCCGCCGATATCACGGCCCTGCTGACCGCCATTCGTACCGCCATGTACTGGACGAAATAA
- the phnT gene encoding 2-aminoethylphosphonate transporter ATPase component (probable ATPase component of 2-aminoethylphosphonate transporter phnT (gi|11354253)): protein MLMKTTTVHAPASQGTSGIVLDSLRVAYHGNVVLKPLSLTIEPGEVLALIGPSGSGKTTVLRAVAGFVQPAGGRILIGDTDVTHLPPYKRGLAMVVQNYALFPHLKVEDNVAFGLRAQKQPKALINERVTQALKTVGMSDYAARYPHQLSGGQQQRVAIARAIAVRPRVLLLDEPLSALDAQIRHNMVEEIARLHRELPELTILYVTHDQTEALTLADKIGIMKDGSLIAHGETRALYQHPPNRFAAEFLGRANILSAIALGITEAPGLVDVSCGGAVIRAFSRGSHHGYNKLLCIRPQHLSLTPRSAYSNRFNATLQSVHWQGDLTHLLCDVAGETVRMVLTHVNPLPRVGDKLALWFEPDDAVLIEV from the coding sequence ATGCTGATGAAAACGACCACCGTTCACGCCCCTGCATCGCAGGGGACATCGGGGATAGTCCTCGACTCGCTGCGCGTTGCGTATCACGGCAACGTGGTGCTTAAACCGCTCTCTTTGACGATTGAACCTGGCGAAGTGCTGGCGCTGATTGGCCCATCAGGATCTGGAAAAACGACGGTGCTGCGTGCGGTTGCGGGCTTTGTGCAACCTGCAGGCGGTCGTATTCTGATTGGCGATACGGACGTCACCCATCTGCCACCCTATAAACGCGGGTTGGCGATGGTGGTGCAGAACTACGCCTTGTTCCCGCATCTGAAAGTGGAAGACAACGTCGCTTTTGGCCTGCGTGCGCAGAAGCAGCCAAAGGCGCTAATTAATGAGCGTGTAACGCAGGCGCTGAAAACGGTTGGCATGAGTGATTACGCCGCCCGTTATCCGCATCAACTTTCCGGCGGCCAGCAGCAACGCGTGGCCATCGCCCGCGCGATTGCCGTGCGCCCGCGCGTGCTGTTGCTGGATGAACCACTGTCAGCGCTGGACGCACAGATTCGTCATAATATGGTGGAAGAAATCGCCCGTCTTCACCGTGAGCTGCCGGAACTCACTATTCTCTACGTCACCCACGATCAAACGGAAGCGCTCACTCTGGCCGATAAAATCGGCATTATGAAGGATGGCTCGCTGATTGCTCACGGCGAAACCCGCGCGCTATATCAGCATCCGCCCAATCGTTTTGCCGCCGAATTCTTAGGTCGCGCCAATATTCTCTCCGCCATCGCGCTGGGGATAACGGAGGCTCCGGGGCTGGTGGACGTCAGCTGCGGCGGTGCGGTGATTCGCGCGTTCAGCCGGGGCAGCCACCACGGTTACAACAAACTGCTGTGCATTCGTCCTCAGCACCTCAGCCTGACGCCGCGTTCGGCCTACAGCAACCGCTTCAACGCCACACTGCAATCGGTGCACTGGCAGGGCGATTTAACCCATCTGCTGTGTGACGTTGCTGGCGAAACGGTGCGGATGGTGTTGACGCATGTCAATCCGCTGCCGCGCGTGGGCGACAAGCTGGCGCTGTGGTTCGAACCGGATGATGCGGTCCTGATTGAGGTATAA
- the apbA gene encoding ketopantoate reductase (2-dehydropantoate 2-reductase. (SW:APBA_SALTY)) encodes MKITVLGCGALGQLWLSALCKHGHDVQGWLRVPQPYCSVNLIDTDGSFFNESLTANDPDFLAKSELLLVTLKAWQVSDAVRTLASTLPVTSPILLIHNGMGTIEELQNIQQPMLMGTITHAARRDGNIIIHVANGTTHIGPAREQDGDYSYLADILQGVLPDVAWHNNIRAEMWRKLAVNCVINPLTALWNCPNGELRHHTDEINAICEEVAAVIEREGYHTSADDLRYYVEQVIDSTAENISSMLQDVRAMRHTEIDYITGYLLKRARVHGLAVPENSRLFEMVKRKESEYERSGTGMPRPW; translated from the coding sequence ATGAAAATTACTGTACTGGGATGCGGAGCCTTAGGACAACTTTGGCTTTCGGCACTGTGCAAACACGGACATGACGTACAGGGCTGGCTACGGGTGCCACAACCTTATTGCAGCGTAAATCTGATCGATACCGATGGTTCCTTTTTCAACGAATCACTGACGGCAAACGATCCGGATTTTTTGGCGAAGAGCGAACTGTTATTAGTCACGCTGAAAGCGTGGCAGGTTTCCGACGCAGTACGAACCCTGGCGTCAACCCTACCGGTGACGTCGCCTATCCTGCTCATTCATAATGGAATGGGAACCATAGAAGAACTGCAAAATATCCAACAGCCGATGTTGATGGGGACTATCACCCATGCTGCGCGCCGCGACGGTAATATCATTATTCATGTCGCTAACGGTACTACGCATATTGGCCCGGCGCGCGAGCAAGACGGCGATTACAGTTATCTCGCCGATATCCTGCAGGGGGTACTGCCCGATGTCGCCTGGCATAACAATATCCGCGCAGAGATGTGGCGCAAACTGGCGGTCAACTGTGTTATCAACCCGCTCACCGCGCTTTGGAACTGCCCGAACGGCGAGCTGCGCCATCATACTGATGAAATCAACGCGATTTGCGAAGAGGTCGCCGCCGTGATTGAACGTGAAGGCTACCACACATCGGCAGACGATTTACGCTATTATGTTGAGCAAGTGATTGACAGTACGGCAGAAAACATCTCATCCATGTTGCAGGACGTGCGTGCCATGCGCCATACCGAAATTGACTACATCACCGGTTATTTACTCAAGCGCGCCCGCGTGCACGGTCTCGCCGTTCCGGAAAATAGCCGCCTGTTTGAAATGGTAAAGCGAAAGGAGAGTGAGTATGAGCGCTCAGGCACTGGTATGCCTCGCCCCTGGTAG